The following are encoded in a window of Flavobacterium sp. WC2421 genomic DNA:
- a CDS encoding DUF5916 domain-containing protein, producing MHKSYPLTLLTIVFFSLNAYCQKKVLNAKAILEGITIDGKIDEEAWVKDENIATDFVMFEPDNGKPISDNKRTEVKVVYDNNAIYVSAVLYDNEPDKIQREITNRDVFGVSDHFSVSINGFNDGQQDFRFYVSAAGVQMDCLATEGNEDFSWDAIWDSEVKITDFGWVVEMKIPYAALRFSGAKKQVWGLNFMREIKRDAQKYTWNHVDTKIGAVITQAGVLKGIENIKTPTRLFFIPYTSAYYQQDNYTSDRTVKAGLDIKYGINDAFTLDAILVPDFGQTKFDNAILNLEPFEQKLDENRPFFTEGTNLFNIGNIFYSRRIGGAPSTYPSTTDAEEVTNYPNSVNLINAVKISGRTEKGLGIGFLNALTEKTFAKIQNTDTQETRKEVIEPLTNYNILVLDQRFNQNSSVSFVNTNTTRNGSFRDANVSALVFDLSTKANTYNLYGDYKYSTINDVVDYNGYKTSLNFAKTSGKYRYLLSGKYISENYDVNDLGIVFYTNYHNAYANGSYRILNPTKYFNTFKVEQELNLEIQNTTGKLQEAWYKTVFKATTKKNDYLEFAIVATPVETFDFYEPRVEGRYVQIPKRVTSYFGVEFNKNNAFTFDFTPSIAVYDQNKRITYGIAVGPNYRFNDKLSLSYILDYTNKKNDRGWVGFENNDIIFGQRDREILQNDISGKYAINNKMTVNLTARYYWSYSENHKFLTLQDNGYLTPNNTYSLNKNRNFNSWNFDLAYSWWFAPGSELSILYRNYSQESASIVEKSLTTNLKNVFNSNMTNILSISLRYFIDYNRVKNKF from the coding sequence ATGCATAAATCATACCCTTTAACACTACTCACTATAGTTTTCTTTAGTTTAAACGCTTATTGTCAGAAAAAAGTACTTAATGCAAAAGCAATTTTAGAAGGCATTACTATTGATGGAAAAATAGATGAAGAAGCTTGGGTAAAGGATGAAAATATTGCAACAGATTTCGTAATGTTTGAGCCTGATAATGGGAAACCAATCAGCGATAATAAAAGAACCGAAGTAAAAGTAGTATACGATAATAATGCCATCTACGTCTCGGCGGTTTTATACGATAATGAACCTGACAAAATACAAAGGGAGATAACCAATAGAGATGTTTTTGGAGTTTCAGACCATTTTTCAGTATCTATAAATGGTTTTAATGATGGTCAACAAGACTTTCGCTTTTATGTAAGTGCAGCCGGAGTACAAATGGACTGTCTTGCAACCGAAGGTAATGAAGATTTTTCTTGGGATGCTATATGGGATAGCGAGGTCAAAATAACTGATTTTGGATGGGTAGTAGAAATGAAAATTCCTTACGCTGCATTGCGGTTCTCTGGAGCCAAAAAACAAGTTTGGGGTTTAAATTTTATGCGCGAAATTAAACGAGATGCCCAAAAATACACTTGGAATCATGTTGATACTAAAATTGGAGCCGTGATTACGCAAGCTGGAGTTTTGAAAGGTATTGAAAACATTAAAACACCAACACGTCTTTTCTTTATTCCCTACACTTCGGCGTATTACCAACAAGACAACTATACCTCTGACAGAACAGTGAAAGCTGGATTAGACATAAAATACGGAATTAACGACGCCTTTACTTTAGATGCTATTTTAGTCCCCGATTTTGGTCAGACAAAATTCGATAATGCCATTTTAAATTTAGAACCTTTTGAACAAAAATTAGATGAAAATCGTCCTTTTTTTACTGAAGGTACTAACTTATTTAATATTGGAAATATATTTTATTCTCGAAGAATTGGTGGAGCGCCAAGCACTTATCCATCAACAACTGATGCAGAAGAAGTCACAAACTATCCAAATTCTGTCAACTTAATCAATGCCGTAAAAATTTCTGGTAGAACCGAAAAAGGTTTAGGAATAGGTTTTTTAAATGCATTAACCGAAAAAACTTTTGCTAAAATTCAAAACACTGACACCCAAGAAACGCGAAAAGAAGTTATTGAGCCGTTAACAAACTACAATATCCTTGTTCTAGATCAACGTTTCAATCAAAACTCATCAGTTTCATTTGTTAACACAAACACGACGCGTAATGGAAGCTTTAGAGACGCCAATGTTTCTGCTTTAGTATTTGATTTAAGCACAAAAGCAAATACGTATAATTTATATGGAGACTATAAATACAGTACCATAAACGATGTAGTTGATTATAATGGATACAAAACCTCTTTGAATTTTGCGAAAACGAGTGGGAAATACAGGTATTTACTCTCAGGAAAATACATATCAGAAAATTATGATGTGAATGATCTTGGAATCGTATTTTACACTAACTATCATAATGCTTACGCCAATGGAAGTTATAGAATTTTAAATCCTACAAAATATTTTAATACCTTTAAAGTTGAACAAGAATTGAATTTAGAAATTCAAAATACTACAGGAAAACTGCAAGAAGCCTGGTATAAAACGGTCTTTAAAGCGACTACAAAAAAGAACGATTATCTTGAGTTTGCCATTGTAGCAACTCCTGTTGAGACATTCGATTTCTACGAACCCAGAGTTGAAGGAAGATATGTACAAATACCTAAAAGAGTCACCTCTTATTTTGGAGTTGAATTTAATAAAAATAACGCTTTTACTTTTGACTTTACTCCAAGTATCGCTGTATACGATCAAAATAAAAGAATCACTTATGGAATAGCTGTAGGACCAAACTATAGATTCAATGATAAATTATCTCTTTCTTACATCTTAGATTATACTAATAAAAAAAATGACCGTGGCTGGGTAGGGTTTGAAAATAACGACATTATTTTTGGACAACGAGACAGAGAGATTTTGCAAAATGACATTTCAGGGAAGTATGCAATTAACAACAAAATGACCGTTAATCTTACTGCTCGCTATTATTGGTCCTACTCTGAAAATCACAAATTTTTAACTTTACAAGATAATGGCTATCTAACGCCTAATAATACTTATTCTCTAAATAAAAATAGAAATTTCAACTCTTGGAATTTTGACCTTGCCTACTCTTGGTGGTTTGCTCCAGGTAGCGAATTATCCATTTTGTATCGTAATTATTCTCAAGAAAGCGCAAGTATTGTCGAAAAAAGCCTTACCACTAATTTGAAAAATGTTTTTAATAGCAACATGACTAACATTTTATCAATAAGTCTGCGTTATTTCATTGATTACAATAGAGTTAAAAATAAATTTTAA
- a CDS encoding O-methyltransferase: MHFISQELEDYIEQHSEKEPALLAALNKETYQKILLPRMLSGHFQGRVLSMLAKLIRPVNILEIGTYTGYSALCLCEGMQEGGVLHTIDIKEELIDFQRKHFDKSPWGKQIVQHLGEATAIIPNLDVKFDLVFIDADKENYINYFELIVPKMNKGGIILSDNVLWSGKVLEPLNPKDISTKVLLEYNALLKNDPRVETVLLPIRDGLTVSRVL; encoded by the coding sequence ATGCATTTCATCTCACAAGAATTAGAAGATTATATTGAACAACATTCTGAAAAAGAACCTGCTTTACTAGCCGCTTTAAATAAAGAAACGTATCAAAAAATTCTTTTACCACGCATGTTAAGCGGTCATTTTCAAGGGCGTGTTTTGAGTATGTTAGCCAAATTGATTCGTCCTGTGAATATCCTTGAAATTGGTACCTACACGGGATACTCTGCTTTGTGTTTATGTGAAGGAATGCAAGAAGGTGGTGTATTACACACCATTGACATTAAGGAAGAACTGATCGATTTTCAGCGAAAACATTTTGACAAATCACCTTGGGGAAAACAAATTGTACAACATTTAGGTGAAGCTACTGCTATCATACCAAATCTTGACGTAAAATTTGATTTGGTTTTTATTGACGCAGACAAAGAGAACTACATTAACTATTTTGAGCTGATTGTTCCAAAAATGAATAAAGGCGGTATTATTTTATCGGATAATGTATTATGGAGCGGAAAAGTCTTGGAACCCTTAAACCCAAAAGACATTAGCACTAAAGTACTTTTGGAGTATAATGCCTTATTAAAAAATGACCCTAGAGTAGAAACTGTTTTGCTACCCATACGTGATGGACTGACTGTAAGTAGAGTACTTTAA
- a CDS encoding YceI family protein, producing the protein MKKRIAIGIMGLALFTLLGGAKSTVALKNATLIINRIEIKISGTSNVGKYHCTNTFYINDTINLNLNKKNSINADIPMLNFDCGNKIMTKDLRSTVKCKEFPNSHVTITDIKAYKSDYKCNLTFLITDKKLNYKDFILYKEDDKIHGTININFSDIDLDPPVKMAGLVKVRDQVVIDFSLYNN; encoded by the coding sequence ATGAAAAAAAGAATTGCAATAGGTATAATGGGTTTAGCACTTTTCACACTCTTAGGAGGTGCTAAGTCCACTGTTGCACTAAAAAATGCAACACTGATAATAAATAGAATTGAAATAAAAATTAGCGGAACTTCAAACGTGGGAAAATACCATTGTACCAATACTTTTTATATAAATGACACTATCAATTTGAACTTAAACAAGAAAAACTCTATAAATGCAGATATCCCAATGCTAAACTTTGATTGTGGTAATAAAATCATGACTAAAGATTTACGAAGCACTGTAAAATGCAAAGAATTCCCAAACAGCCATGTTACAATAACAGACATCAAAGCTTACAAGTCCGATTACAAATGCAACCTTACTTTTTTAATAACAGATAAAAAACTGAATTACAAAGACTTTATACTATATAAAGAAGATGACAAAATTCATGGCACTATCAATATCAATTTTTCAGATATTGACCTTGATCCGCCAGTAAAAATGGCTGGTCTTGTAAAAGTAAGAGACCAGGTTGTTATTGATTTTAGTTTATACAATAATTGA
- the rlmN gene encoding 23S rRNA (adenine(2503)-C(2))-methyltransferase RlmN, with product MQIEKKDIRAVSKEELRDFFVTSGDKAFRGNQVYEWLWNKGAHSFEDMTNISKETRAMLESYFVINHIKVDTMQRSEDGTVKNAVRLHDGLVVESVLIPTNTRTTACVSSQVGCSLDCNFCATARLKRMRNLEPAEIYDQVLAIDRESRLYHNHPLSNIVFMGMGEPLMNYNNVLKAIEMITSEEGLGMSPKRIMVSTSGVPKMIKKLADDDVKFKLAVSLHSAIDEIRARIMPFSANFPLADLRESLEYWYRKTKSKISYEYVVWKDINDNKESIDALVKFCKYVPCKVNLIEYNPIDDGEFQQASEEATNAYIKALEASGIVVKVRRSRGKDIDAACGQLANKEV from the coding sequence ATGCAAATTGAGAAAAAAGACATACGGGCAGTATCCAAAGAAGAATTACGAGATTTTTTTGTAACCAGTGGCGACAAAGCTTTTCGTGGTAATCAAGTATATGAGTGGTTGTGGAATAAAGGGGCGCACAGTTTTGAGGATATGACTAATATCTCTAAAGAAACGCGTGCGATGTTAGAAAGCTACTTTGTAATCAATCACATAAAGGTAGATACAATGCAACGTTCTGAAGACGGCACGGTAAAAAATGCCGTCCGTTTACATGATGGTTTAGTAGTAGAATCTGTTTTAATTCCTACCAATACCAGAACAACAGCTTGTGTTTCTAGCCAAGTAGGTTGTAGTTTAGATTGTAATTTTTGCGCTACAGCGCGATTAAAAAGGATGCGAAACTTAGAACCTGCTGAAATATATGATCAGGTTTTGGCCATAGATAGAGAAAGTCGTTTGTATCATAATCATCCTCTTTCTAATATTGTTTTCATGGGAATGGGAGAACCATTAATGAATTACAATAATGTATTGAAAGCTATTGAAATGATCACATCCGAGGAGGGATTAGGAATGTCACCCAAGCGAATTATGGTTTCCACATCAGGAGTTCCTAAAATGATAAAAAAATTAGCTGATGATGATGTGAAATTTAAATTGGCCGTTTCCCTGCATTCAGCTATTGATGAAATTCGTGCTCGAATAATGCCTTTTAGTGCTAATTTTCCTTTGGCAGATTTGCGTGAATCATTAGAATATTGGTATCGAAAAACCAAATCAAAGATCTCTTACGAATACGTAGTTTGGAAGGATATCAATGATAATAAGGAATCAATAGATGCTTTAGTTAAATTTTGTAAATACGTACCTTGTAAAGTAAACTTGATCGAATACAACCCGATTGATGACGGAGAATTTCAACAAGCCTCAGAAGAAGCGACTAATGCTTACATAAAAGCATTAGAAGCAAGTGGGATTGTAGTTAAAGTTCGTAGAAGTAGAGGTAAAGATATAGATGCTGCTTGTGGGCAACTTGCCAATAAAGAAGTGTAG
- a CDS encoding M1 family metallopeptidase, producing MKKISLLLFLPALIFAQEKTTTVTPKQTGKYDTNKFSQMYDLLATPNMFRNAAGAPGPAYYQQQADYKIDIELDDKNAKLMGSETITYFNNSPDNLDYLWVQLDQNQAAKDSESPLAESEKITQTFPASNFADKFLKKDLERGFNIEYVKDSKGNSMTYNINHTMMRIDLASPMKPGTSISFSVKWWYNINNYQKEGGRSGYELFEKEGNRLYVIAQFYPRMAVYNDVEGWQNMQFWGSGEFALPFGNFDVNITVPADHVMEATGELTNRSEVFTPAQVKRWELAQKTFDKPVVIVTQAEAEAAEKGFSTKKKTWKFSAKNVRDFGIATSRKFILDAMAVQLSTKTAMAVSIYPKEANPLWGETSTITVAHTLKSYSSHTFDYPYPKAVSVSAEDQGMEYPMICWNFGRPDEKGVTSEQTKNGMMGVVIHEVGHNFFPMIVNSDERQWTWMDEGLNSFMEFMAEQELETNFPSRRGPAKNIIPYMSGDQKFLEPIMSNSESIIQFGNNAYGKPATALNILRETIMGRELFDYAFKVYANRWKFKHPTPEDFFRTMEDASAVDLDWFFRGWFYSTDFVDIGINEVKQYYVSETPSAELKNAKVRKGRFGVDAGPFVYLIEENNVALKSNQKKALKVEDVKLLSDYVSTLTAEEKGTLKSPKYFYEVEFNKPGGLIMPILVEITYEDGTVDNYKYPAQIWRKNNDTAKKVYATEKAIKKIQIDPKLETADIDVTNNTWPKEEIKSKFD from the coding sequence ATGAAAAAAATTTCTTTACTCCTTTTTCTTCCAGCTCTTATTTTTGCACAAGAAAAAACGACAACCGTAACTCCTAAACAAACAGGCAAATACGACACCAACAAATTCAGTCAAATGTATGACTTATTGGCAACGCCCAATATGTTTAGAAATGCAGCTGGTGCTCCTGGTCCAGCGTATTATCAGCAACAAGCTGATTATAAAATTGACATAGAATTAGATGATAAAAATGCTAAGTTAATGGGTTCTGAAACCATTACTTACTTTAATAATTCTCCTGATAATTTAGATTATTTATGGGTACAATTAGATCAAAATCAAGCTGCTAAAGATTCTGAATCTCCATTGGCTGAGAGTGAAAAAATAACACAAACTTTTCCTGCTTCAAATTTTGCTGATAAATTTTTGAAAAAAGATTTAGAACGTGGATTTAATATTGAATATGTTAAGGATTCCAAAGGGAATTCAATGACGTACAATATTAATCATACCATGATGAGAATTGATTTGGCTTCACCAATGAAACCGGGTACGTCAATTTCTTTTTCAGTAAAATGGTGGTATAACATCAATAATTATCAAAAAGAAGGGGGTCGTTCAGGATATGAATTATTCGAAAAAGAAGGCAATAGATTATATGTAATAGCACAATTCTACCCTAGAATGGCAGTGTATAATGATGTTGAAGGATGGCAAAATATGCAATTTTGGGGAAGCGGAGAATTTGCTTTGCCATTTGGAAATTTTGATGTAAATATTACAGTTCCTGCTGATCATGTTATGGAAGCAACAGGAGAATTGACAAATAGAAGTGAAGTGTTTACTCCAGCTCAAGTAAAAAGATGGGAATTGGCACAAAAAACATTTGATAAACCAGTTGTTATCGTAACTCAAGCGGAAGCAGAAGCAGCCGAAAAAGGGTTTTCAACTAAGAAAAAAACATGGAAATTTAGCGCAAAAAACGTTAGAGATTTTGGTATAGCAACTTCAAGAAAGTTTATTCTTGACGCAATGGCGGTACAATTGAGTACTAAAACAGCGATGGCAGTTTCAATCTACCCTAAAGAGGCTAATCCACTTTGGGGAGAAACGTCAACAATAACAGTAGCTCATACTTTAAAAAGTTACTCTTCCCACACTTTTGATTATCCTTATCCAAAAGCGGTATCTGTTTCAGCAGAAGATCAAGGAATGGAATACCCAATGATTTGTTGGAATTTTGGTCGTCCTGATGAAAAAGGAGTAACAAGCGAGCAAACAAAGAACGGAATGATGGGTGTAGTAATTCATGAAGTGGGACATAACTTTTTCCCAATGATTGTAAATTCTGATGAACGCCAATGGACTTGGATGGATGAAGGTTTAAATTCATTTATGGAATTCATGGCCGAACAAGAATTAGAGACAAATTTCCCATCAAGAAGAGGTCCTGCTAAAAATATTATTCCATATATGAGTGGAGATCAAAAGTTTTTAGAGCCTATTATGTCAAATTCAGAAAGCATTATTCAATTTGGAAATAACGCTTACGGAAAACCGGCAACTGCATTAAATATTCTTAGAGAAACAATTATGGGTAGAGAATTGTTTGATTATGCTTTCAAAGTATACGCAAACCGTTGGAAATTCAAACATCCTACTCCAGAAGATTTCTTTAGAACAATGGAAGATGCATCTGCAGTTGATTTAGACTGGTTCTTTAGAGGGTGGTTTTACTCCACTGATTTTGTAGATATAGGTATCAATGAAGTAAAGCAATATTATGTATCGGAGACACCTTCGGCTGAACTTAAAAATGCTAAAGTAAGAAAAGGACGTTTTGGTGTAGATGCTGGTCCATTTGTTTATTTAATTGAAGAAAACAATGTAGCATTAAAATCAAACCAAAAGAAAGCATTAAAAGTAGAAGATGTAAAATTACTTTCTGATTATGTGAGCACGCTTACAGCAGAAGAGAAAGGAACTTTAAAATCTCCAAAGTATTTTTACGAAGTAGAGTTCAATAAGCCAGGAGGATTAATAATGCCGATTCTTGTTGAAATTACTTATGAAGATGGAACGGTAGATAATTATAAGTATCCAGCTCAAATTTGGAGAAAGAACAATGATACCGCTAAGAAAGTATATGCTACTGAAAAAGCAATCAAAAAAATTCAAATTGACCCAAAATTAGAAACAGCAGATATTGATGTGACTAATAACACTTGGCCAAAAGAAGAGATAAAATCTAAATTTGATTAA
- a CDS encoding phosphatase PAP2 family protein: MLEKILSLDTQLLVYLNSLGSTQYDGLWLIITNQLNWLPLFLLLLYVIFKKLGTKKTLYLLLFIAILLTFTDQITNLFKNGFQRLRPCNNPEINTIIRVVKKSNSYSFFSGHAANSMAVASFLYFTLRKYSFYFILLFLWPLIFAYSRIYLGLHYPLDIFCGYVFGIFSGYLFSILYKKAQKKYFPV, translated from the coding sequence ATGTTGGAAAAAATACTTTCTTTAGATACCCAATTACTTGTTTACTTAAATAGTTTGGGTTCTACGCAATATGATGGACTTTGGTTGATTATAACAAATCAACTCAATTGGTTGCCTTTATTCTTATTGTTATTGTATGTGATTTTTAAAAAATTAGGAACAAAAAAAACCTTGTATTTACTGCTATTTATTGCTATTTTATTAACGTTTACGGACCAAATTACGAACTTGTTTAAAAACGGATTTCAAAGACTTCGACCGTGTAATAATCCAGAAATAAATACCATAATAAGAGTCGTTAAGAAAAGTAATTCCTATAGTTTCTTTTCAGGTCATGCAGCTAATAGTATGGCAGTAGCCTCATTTTTATACTTCACATTACGTAAATATTCTTTCTATTTTATTCTATTGTTTTTGTGGCCATTAATTTTTGCCTATAGTCGTATTTATTTAGGATTGCATTATCCGCTAGATATTTTTTGTGGGTATGTATTCGGGATATTTTCAGGATATCTATTTTCTATTCTTTATAAGAAAGCACAAAAAAAATATTTTCCAGTTTAA
- the pepE gene encoding dipeptidase PepE produces MKNIIIASTSTLHGGDYLEYLLPELSKHFQDCKTILFIPYARPSGISHDEYTAKAAAAFSKININVKGIHEFQNPISAIENAEGIFTGGGSTFVLVNELYKNNIMTVLSQAVKKGIPYLGTSAGSVICGLSMQNTNDMPIVYPPSFQTTGLIPFNINAHYLDPDLQSKHMGETRETRIKEFHAYNSIPVLGLREGSWLDVKGSKIILKGNLKGILFRQNQASEEIESQSDISDIK; encoded by the coding sequence ATGAAAAATATAATAATCGCAAGTACATCAACACTTCACGGGGGAGACTATTTAGAATATTTATTACCTGAATTGAGCAAACATTTTCAAGATTGCAAAACCATTCTTTTCATTCCCTATGCCAGACCAAGTGGTATTTCTCACGATGAATACACAGCCAAAGCAGCAGCTGCATTCTCTAAAATAAATATAAACGTAAAAGGAATACATGAATTTCAAAATCCAATTTCGGCAATTGAAAATGCAGAAGGGATTTTTACCGGTGGCGGAAGTACTTTTGTATTGGTTAACGAATTATACAAAAACAATATCATGACTGTGCTTAGTCAAGCGGTCAAAAAAGGGATTCCATATTTAGGCACAAGTGCTGGAAGCGTCATTTGTGGTTTAAGCATGCAAAACACCAATGACATGCCTATTGTATATCCACCAAGCTTTCAAACGACAGGATTAATTCCATTTAATATAAATGCGCATTATTTAGATCCAGATTTACAGTCCAAACATATGGGTGAAACTAGAGAGACTCGAATAAAAGAATTTCATGCTTATAATTCAATTCCTGTTTTAGGATTAAGAGAAGGAAGCTGGCTAGACGTAAAAGGTTCAAAAATCATCCTGAAAGGTAATTTGAAAGGAATTCTTTTTAGACAAAATCAAGCTTCAGAAGAAATAGAAAGCCAAAGCGATATAAGCGATATCAAATAA
- a CDS encoding DUF6702 family protein: MKKRTLYLFIGFLILTLSSFAAHKFYMGIYQINYAPEKKMLQITSRIFLDDLNKTLEKKYKKQHFHIGTNQETPEELELFKKYLGENFSVKVNGQSKPMNFLSKEMEDDVLICYSNIKGISKISTLEIYNSVLMDWSSEQQNITHITVLGTKNSILFTESSRNGMLKY; the protein is encoded by the coding sequence ATGAAAAAAAGAACTTTATACCTTTTTATTGGATTTTTAATATTGACTTTGTCGTCTTTTGCTGCTCATAAATTTTATATGGGTATCTATCAGATTAATTATGCACCCGAAAAGAAAATGTTACAAATTACTTCTCGTATTTTTCTTGATGATTTAAATAAGACATTGGAGAAAAAATACAAAAAGCAACACTTCCATATTGGGACTAATCAAGAGACACCTGAAGAACTAGAGTTGTTTAAAAAATACCTTGGGGAGAATTTCTCGGTTAAAGTCAATGGGCAATCTAAACCAATGAATTTTTTAAGTAAAGAAATGGAAGACGATGTGTTGATTTGTTATTCTAATATCAAAGGAATTTCAAAAATCAGTACACTTGAAATTTATAATTCTGTTTTGATGGATTGGAGCTCTGAACAGCAAAACATTACACATATTACGGTGCTTGGAACTAAAAACAGCATTCTTTTTACAGAATCTTCAAGGAATGGAATGTTAAAATACTGA
- a CDS encoding murein L,D-transpeptidase catalytic domain family protein: MIYKIFPTVLLVVLSLISTNEFFNETHNIKRTEAVKSIKTNSETSEELVYNNLNSNHFSLPKLESFAEALKGFYLLKEKGLVSKNILTLIDFSLSSNSKRLWVIDLTTNTILYNSLVAHGRNTGDEFATSFSNSAESYKSSLGFYATGEIYNGKHGKSLKLDGLEKGINSNARERAVVIHGAQYVSNSFIQNNKRLGRSLGCPAIPLELTNEIIQTIKDKSCLFVYYPSKAYKIASKLVM, translated from the coding sequence ATGATTTATAAAATATTTCCTACTGTGCTTCTTGTTGTCTTATCATTAATTTCAACTAATGAGTTCTTTAATGAAACTCATAATATTAAAAGAACGGAAGCGGTTAAATCTATCAAAACAAATTCTGAAACTAGTGAAGAGCTCGTTTATAATAATTTGAATTCCAACCATTTTTCTTTGCCTAAACTAGAAAGTTTTGCTGAGGCTTTAAAAGGTTTTTATCTTTTAAAAGAGAAAGGATTAGTAAGTAAAAATATATTAACGCTCATCGACTTCAGTCTGTCTTCCAATTCAAAGAGACTTTGGGTTATAGATTTAACTACAAATACAATCCTATACAATTCGCTTGTGGCGCATGGCCGTAATACGGGTGATGAATTTGCAACAAGCTTTTCAAATTCGGCAGAATCCTATAAAAGCAGTTTGGGTTTTTACGCAACTGGGGAGATATACAATGGCAAACATGGTAAATCTTTAAAATTGGACGGTTTGGAAAAAGGGATTAATAGTAATGCTAGAGAAAGAGCTGTTGTTATTCATGGAGCGCAATATGTTTCGAATTCATTTATTCAAAACAATAAAAGATTAGGAAGAAGCTTAGGTTGCCCAGCAATTCCTTTGGAATTAACAAATGAGATCATTCAAACAATTAAAGATAAATCATGTCTGTTTGTTTATTATCCTTCAAAAGCATACAAAATAGCATCTAAATTAGTGATGTAA
- a CDS encoding YceI family protein has protein sequence MKSTTLKSAFLAITLLGIIWSSNAQKNYELNKKQTFSVLGTSTLHDWEMESSTATGTANITITNSKLEAINGITINLKSESIKSGKGAMDKIAYKTLNTNKFKTIKYVLKTAEKVNETTWDLIGTFSIAGVSKEFKTQVQTTISNGFVTIQGSNKITFDEFGMTPPTALFGTIKTGKELTLKFNINFN, from the coding sequence ATGAAATCAACAACACTTAAATCGGCTTTTTTAGCAATCACTTTATTGGGAATAATATGGTCTTCAAATGCGCAAAAAAACTATGAGTTAAATAAAAAACAAACTTTTTCTGTACTGGGAACTTCAACATTACATGACTGGGAAATGGAATCAAGCACAGCTACTGGTACTGCAAATATTACTATTACCAATTCTAAATTAGAAGCCATTAATGGAATAACAATAAATCTAAAATCGGAAAGTATAAAAAGTGGCAAAGGCGCTATGGACAAAATAGCATACAAAACCTTAAACACAAATAAATTCAAAACCATTAAATATGTTTTAAAAACTGCTGAAAAGGTAAATGAAACAACTTGGGATTTAATTGGAACATTTAGTATTGCTGGCGTTAGCAAAGAATTCAAAACACAAGTACAAACAACAATAAGTAACGGTTTCGTTACTATACAGGGATCGAACAAAATTACATTTGATGAATTTGGCATGACCCCACCAACTGCATTATTTGGAACTATTAAAACCGGAAAAGAACTTACACTAAAATTCAATATTAACTTTAATTAA
- a CDS encoding twin-arginine translocase TatA/TatE family subunit → MFGIGGGELVFIMFIVLMLFGSDKVPEMARTMGKAMAQLKNATNDIKSEIQKGVEANGLDTKSLSELTGDINSHINKVKEDLMGDSVAQANKVKTDLLGDSVVQANKVKEDIEDITGPVKRQK, encoded by the coding sequence ATGTTTGGAATAGGAGGAGGAGAGTTAGTTTTTATTATGTTTATAGTGCTAATGCTTTTTGGATCAGATAAAGTTCCAGAAATGGCTCGTACTATGGGTAAAGCAATGGCGCAATTAAAAAATGCGACAAATGATATCAAAAGTGAAATCCAAAAAGGGGTTGAGGCCAATGGTTTGGATACAAAATCATTGTCTGAATTGACAGGAGATATAAACTCTCATATTAATAAAGTAAAAGAAGATCTTATGGGTGATAGTGTCGCTCAGGCAAATAAGGTGAAAACAGATCTTTTAGGAGATTCAGTTGTGCAAGCAAATAAGGTAAAAGAAGATATTGAAGACATTACAGGACCAGTAAAACGTCAAAAATAA